In Tolypothrix sp. PCC 7712, a single window of DNA contains:
- a CDS encoding CHASE2 domain-containing protein, which produces MTLNQIFQLKVITINGVCHFELSWGVGKTIPAQLDYPTSLTASYTDWQQAYLNYYENLKLRGEVLKRGKIKAPPQDWAKSLGEAEHRFLLDFHRWLRNEQLCDIRDVIVDAAGDIPNSGSHWVDIFLTCDTPELAHLPWEAWQINTTKLSSPGTRNIRVARVPNKIRNSTVSPIRRKARVLAILGDEKGLDFQEDKQALRSFSKVAEIEFIGWQPKKDITQLKEEIVEKISDRRGWDILFFAGHSNETAYTGGELRIAPNVSITINDIAQPLQQARDRGLQFAIFNSCSGISIAESLINLGLPQVAVMREPIHNQVAQEFLVQFLNSLSEYKDVHEALLDACAFLKEKKNLTYPSTYLIPSLFRHPQSELFRLEPVKNKRIFKHFLPTKREVFLISIVLILSLLPPVQDRFLDIRLWIQTVYRQITHQYPYQSKTPVLLVEIDENSRRESLNELKDIRPINYRYLARIVDKLSTLETKVIGIDYLLDNRQQSDNSRELSKSIRNAVQKGTWFIFAADEYSTPTSGVSNEIANLNWSMQGDIHSLNSHIELLPANAECYQACPFTYLLALTHALHFGKFDNLPKPQLTNKTDLRNQLVEYLNGKNINNSKAAYLHKLRLHPISNSFQWFHPIIDFSLPPKTIYKSISASDLLKGENPPNIEKQVVLIIPGGYAEAGVDKEGEDNLPTPLAIGLWGQWSEGFTGGKLNAYMVHHLLTQQRLVVPIPDFFTVLLAVVLGKLTTLLIKNNNHRQQSWFLGIVIAVYIFVSLQIYISFMVLVPIVLPLGVFGIMCAWRWEEVISSVRQGKNTVKLHRLQ; this is translated from the coding sequence ATGACTCTTAATCAAATTTTTCAACTAAAAGTTATCACAATTAATGGAGTTTGTCATTTTGAATTATCCTGGGGGGTAGGAAAAACAATCCCTGCTCAACTAGATTATCCCACCTCCTTAACAGCTAGCTATACAGACTGGCAACAAGCTTATCTTAATTACTACGAAAACCTCAAACTACGAGGTGAAGTTTTAAAACGAGGTAAGATTAAAGCACCTCCCCAAGATTGGGCAAAAAGCTTGGGAGAAGCAGAACATCGTTTTTTGTTAGACTTTCATCGCTGGTTGCGGAATGAACAGTTATGTGATATCCGCGACGTAATTGTTGATGCGGCTGGGGATATACCAAATTCTGGTAGCCATTGGGTAGATATCTTCCTCACTTGTGATACCCCAGAACTAGCACACTTACCTTGGGAGGCTTGGCAAATCAACACTACTAAGTTGTCATCCCCAGGAACCAGAAATATCCGTGTAGCGCGTGTTCCTAACAAAATTCGCAACTCTACAGTATCTCCTATACGCCGTAAAGCTAGGGTGTTAGCTATCTTGGGTGATGAGAAGGGGTTAGACTTCCAAGAAGATAAACAAGCTTTACGTAGCTTCTCGAAGGTTGCTGAGATAGAATTTATAGGTTGGCAACCCAAAAAAGATATTACCCAACTCAAAGAAGAGATAGTCGAGAAAATAAGCGATCGCCGGGGCTGGGATATTTTATTTTTTGCCGGACATAGCAATGAAACTGCTTATACAGGAGGGGAGTTAAGAATTGCTCCCAACGTTTCTATCACAATTAATGACATAGCACAACCACTTCAACAAGCACGCGATCGCGGATTGCAATTTGCTATTTTCAATTCTTGCAGTGGTATATCTATTGCTGAATCTTTGATTAACTTGGGTTTACCGCAAGTAGCAGTGATGCGTGAACCCATTCATAATCAAGTAGCACAAGAGTTTTTGGTACAGTTTCTAAACAGTTTATCTGAGTATAAAGATGTCCATGAAGCCTTACTTGATGCTTGTGCTTTTCTCAAAGAGAAAAAGAATCTTACCTATCCTTCGACTTACCTAATTCCCTCCCTTTTTCGCCATCCCCAATCAGAACTATTTCGTCTGGAACCTGTTAAAAACAAGCGGATTTTCAAACATTTTCTACCGACCAAGCGTGAAGTGTTTTTAATCTCAATAGTTCTAATTTTGAGCTTATTACCACCAGTACAAGATAGATTTTTAGATATTCGCCTTTGGATACAAACAGTTTATCGTCAAATCACGCACCAATACCCTTACCAAAGTAAAACACCAGTATTATTAGTTGAAATTGATGAAAATTCAAGGCGTGAATCTCTAAATGAACTCAAAGATATTCGTCCCATTAACTATCGATATTTAGCTCGTATTGTTGATAAGCTATCAACATTAGAAACTAAAGTAATAGGTATAGATTATCTCTTAGATAATCGCCAACAATCTGATAATAGTCGTGAATTAAGTAAGTCTATTCGTAATGCCGTACAAAAAGGTACTTGGTTTATATTTGCTGCTGATGAATATTCAACTCCTACTTCTGGAGTAAGTAATGAAATTGCTAACCTCAATTGGAGTATGCAGGGGGACATCCACTCTTTAAATTCGCATATTGAACTTTTGCCTGCGAACGCTGAATGCTATCAAGCTTGTCCCTTTACTTATTTGTTGGCTTTAACTCATGCATTACACTTTGGAAAATTCGATAATTTACCAAAACCACAATTGACAAATAAAACTGACTTACGCAATCAACTAGTTGAATATTTGAATGGTAAAAACATTAACAATAGCAAGGCTGCTTACTTGCATAAATTACGCCTTCATCCTATCTCCAATTCATTCCAGTGGTTTCACCCAATTATAGACTTTTCTCTACCACCAAAAACAATTTATAAAAGCATTTCTGCTTCTGATTTACTTAAAGGTGAAAATCCTCCTAATATAGAAAAACAAGTTGTGCTAATTATCCCAGGTGGATATGCAGAAGCGGGTGTTGATAAAGAAGGCGAAGACAATTTACCCACACCTCTAGCAATAGGTCTTTGGGGTCAATGGTCTGAAGGTTTTACTGGAGGGAAACTAAATGCTTACATGGTTCACCATCTCTTGACCCAACAACGCTTAGTTGTTCCTATCCCTGATTTTTTCACAGTGTTGCTAGCAGTTGTACTGGGAAAATTAACTACGCTGCTGATAAAAAATAATAATCATAGGCAGCAAAGTTGGTTTTTAGGGATTGTCATAGCAGTTTATATCTTTGTTAGTTTGCAGATTTATATTTCATTCATGGTACTAGTACCCATAGTACTTCCTTTGGGAGTGTTTGGAATTATGTGTGCTTGGCGTTGGGAAGAAGTTATTAGTAGTGTTCGCCAAGGTAAAAATACTGTAAAATTGCATAGGCTCCAGTAG
- a CDS encoding DUF1822 family protein — MNNHFQDINDELLEFPELAEIIHLDSEQTEQAWQITKQLKADKGKLQIYSQALALVAFEEWLSKREPNLLIDRRKISLLHPESAEAINAVCNLQVGNFKVCLIPTFSFSDEIITLPQTIIDVPEFAAHFYIVIGVEDELEVAAIRGFSRYDELVSMTAKMPILSDASYEINLAAFHQQTNELLLYLQCLSPADIQLPAISVNRKDYLKDLMQILTQKAVNTGLWIQNQLDEVAQELSWQLLPAPSMRRTQTTPSEELDGILTEIDDVEIPSNAARSYRDIELAGIKLRLYALTWLLLSTEGDWSLLLILGAIPGNKPPLGVKLRISNLTKVLDKQVLQPDDNYNHLYIQIAGSKKEKFLVTVTSDDGKDEISVLFEFRPE, encoded by the coding sequence ATGAATAACCATTTTCAAGATATCAACGACGAACTACTAGAGTTTCCAGAATTAGCAGAAATAATTCATTTAGATTCAGAACAAACTGAGCAAGCATGGCAAATTACAAAACAGCTAAAAGCTGATAAGGGTAAATTACAAATTTATTCCCAAGCTTTAGCATTAGTTGCTTTTGAAGAATGGCTGAGTAAACGAGAGCCAAATCTATTGATAGATAGAAGAAAAATTTCTCTATTACACCCTGAATCAGCCGAAGCTATTAATGCAGTCTGCAACTTGCAAGTAGGAAACTTTAAAGTTTGCTTAATTCCTACGTTCAGTTTCAGCGACGAAATAATAACTCTTCCTCAAACAATCATTGATGTACCAGAATTTGCTGCCCATTTTTATATAGTAATTGGGGTAGAAGACGAGTTAGAAGTTGCTGCTATTAGAGGATTTTCTCGCTATGACGAATTAGTGAGTATGACTGCCAAAATGCCTATTTTATCAGATGCTAGTTACGAAATTAACTTAGCTGCTTTTCATCAACAAACCAATGAATTATTACTTTACTTACAGTGTTTATCTCCCGCAGATATACAATTACCTGCAATTTCAGTTAACCGCAAGGATTATCTCAAAGATTTAATGCAAATTCTCACACAAAAAGCTGTTAATACAGGCTTATGGATACAAAATCAACTTGATGAAGTAGCTCAAGAATTATCTTGGCAATTATTACCAGCACCCTCGATGCGGAGAACCCAAACAACTCCATCTGAAGAATTAGACGGTATTTTGACAGAAATTGATGATGTAGAAATTCCTTCAAACGCTGCTCGTAGTTATCGAGATATAGAATTAGCTGGAATTAAATTGCGACTCTATGCATTAACTTGGTTATTACTGTCAACAGAGGGAGATTGGAGTCTGCTGCTAATTTTGGGTGCAATTCCAGGAAATAAACCCCCCTTGGGAGTTAAGTTACGAATTAGCAACTTGACTAAAGTATTAGACAAGCAAGTATTGCAACCAGACGACAATTACAATCATTTGTACATTCAAATTGCGGGTTCTAAAAAAGAGAAATTTTTGGTGACGGTTACTTCGGATGATGGGAAAGATGAAATATCAGTTTTATTTGAATTTCGTCCAGAGTGA